A stretch of DNA from Acidobacteriota bacterium:
TGGCCGTCTCGACGCTTTGGCCTGCGGAAATGCGGATACGCTGCCAACCGGTCTGGCCGAGGCTTTCTAAACTGTATGAGCCGAGCCGGTCGTGGACCGAAGCGATCGCCTCGCTCTCAAATGAGGGGTCGAACTTGACCAAAACCTCGTCCTTAACAAATCTATCGAAACGAGCAGGAACCTGTGCCGTAATGTTAACGGCAAAGACGAGTAGAAATAGTTGTAAGACGAAAAACCCTTTTTTCAAGATGAGAAACCTCAAGGGCAATGATAAACCAACCATCGCCCGAAATTAAAGAAAAATCGGCGATCGGGCGGGCATTTATCGGAAAGTGATTGAAATTGAAAGGTAAATGATGGGGCGGCTAGTGGGAATCGAACCCACGACATCCAGAACCACAATCTGGCGTTCTAACCCCTGAACTATAGCCGCCATATGAGAATCTCAGATCTGCGGACCTGAAATCTCGACTTTTCGCCCCCGGCAGGACTCGAACCTGCGGCCCACAGCTTAGAAGGCTGTTGCTCTATCCGGCTGAGCTACGGGAGCATATCAAACAGCAAACCGAAATCTTATCGGCTGCGGAGGGATTAGTCAAATTATTTTAGGATTCGGTAAATGACAAAGACCAGCAGGCCGACAAGCATTGGATAAAGGGTGAGAGCGGCCATAAGCCACGCTTCTCGGGTAAAATGTCCACTAGGCCGCCGCACTCTTTCTTTCACGAATCACGGCGAGCATTTGTTCGAAAACTTCATCCAGATCGAGTTCCGAGGTGTCGATCACCTCGGAGCCTTCCGGTATCTGCAGCGGCGAGTCGTCGCGAGAAACGTCGCGTTCATCGCGTTCGTTTATCTCGGCGAGAGTTTGTTCGAAGGTCGAGGTCCGGCCTTTCCCTTTATCTTCTTCAAAGCGTCTGCGTGCACGTGCGGCGGGCTCGGCGGTGAGAAAGAATTTCACGTCAGCATTTGGGAAAACGACGCTACCAATGTCGCGGCCCTCGAGAACGCATCCCCGCTCGGCCCGCTCGCCCATCTCCCGTTGAAGCTCGACCATGCGGCGGCGGACGGCGGAGTTTGTCGAAACGCGAGAGGCTGCCTGGGCGACCTCGAGCGTTCGGATCTCGGCGGTGACGTCTGCTCCGTCGAGCAGAACCGTCAGGTTTTCGGAATTGCCGGTGAGATGGATCGATGCGGCCGTGATCGCCTCGGCGACACTCGTCTCTTCCTCAAACGAAATACCCGCCCGGAGGACCGCAAGAGCTCCCGCACGGTACATCGCACCGGTATCGAGATACAAGAGGTCAAGCTCGCGGGCGAGCATTTTGCCAAGAGTCGATTTACCGGCGCCCGATGGGCCATCGATAGCGATTATCATCGAGATAATTCTACCGAAATCGCCGGGAATGTCATTTTGCCGTTAACGCTTGCGGAAAACCTGAACCGCTCGGTCGGGATAATCGGTGATTATGCCGTCCAGATCGAACTTGCTCATCCGCTCTAGATCGGCGATCTCGTTGACCGTCCACGGCACGAGTTTCATCCCTTTTTCACGGCATAAAGCTACCAGCTTTTCGTTCACCAGCGAGAAGTGAGGGCTGAGCGTGTCCGGAACAAAGGTCAGCTTTTCGAGCTTGCCAGTCAGGTCTTCCGTCGGGCCGACGAGAAGGGCGAGCGGAATAGCCGGTGCCGTTCGTTTCAGTTCCTGAAGCGGGCGGAGATCAAAGGACTGAATGATGACGCGCTTTTCCAGGCCGAATTTCTTCACATCAGCGAGAACGAGCCGAGCGAATTCATCCGGAGCCGGATGAAAAGTTCCATCGCCCTGCGGTGCTGATTTGATCTCGATGTTATAGCGGACCGGCGCGAGCTTATTATCCTTTACAAATTTATCGACCGCCTTGAAGAGGTCCGTCATCAGCGGCTTTTGAACCTTCATCGGCTTCTGATCGGGAAAGCCGACGTTGCCGATGCTACCGACGTCGTACTTCTTGGTCTCGGCATAGGTCATCTGATAGATGTTGTGATCGCGTTCGGTTTCTTTTGTGATCGGCTTACCATTCGGAGCGGTCGAGATCAGGTGGGAAAACCAGGGCTCGTGCGAGACCAAAACTTTCTTGTCCTTGGTGATCACAACGTCGAGCTCGAGCGTGTCCGAGCCTTGCTCGATCGCGAGGATGAACGACGGAATCGTGTTTTCCGGCAGATAACCGCGGGCTCCGCGATGGCCTTCGATCGAGACGGCCTTTTTGCCTGATCCGTTGATCTTCATTTGGGCGAAAGTTGGCGGGTTGATGAAAGCGGCGAAACAAAGGGCAGCCGCGAGCTTTAACGAAGAACGATTTCTGAACATTCCACAAAATTGACACTCGGGAGTGAACTTAAGGTTACAGGAAAGTTCACCCGGCCAA
This window harbors:
- a CDS encoding glycerophosphodiester phosphodiesterase produces the protein MKINGSGKKAVSIEGHRGARGYLPENTIPSFILAIEQGSDTLELDVVITKDKKVLVSHEPWFSHLISTAPNGKPITKETERDHNIYQMTYAETKKYDVGSIGNVGFPDQKPMKVQKPLMTDLFKAVDKFVKDNKLAPVRYNIEIKSAPQGDGTFHPAPDEFARLVLADVKKFGLEKRVIIQSFDLRPLQELKRTAPAIPLALLVGPTEDLTGKLEKLTFVPDTLSPHFSLVNEKLVALCREKGMKLVPWTVNEIADLERMSKFDLDGIITDYPDRAVQVFRKR
- a CDS encoding (d)CMP kinase, producing MIIAIDGPSGAGKSTLGKMLARELDLLYLDTGAMYRAGALAVLRAGISFEEETSVAEAITAASIHLTGNSENLTVLLDGADVTAEIRTLEVAQAASRVSTNSAVRRRMVELQREMGERAERGCVLEGRDIGSVVFPNADVKFFLTAEPAARARRRFEEDKGKGRTSTFEQTLAEINERDERDVSRDDSPLQIPEGSEVIDTSELDLDEVFEQMLAVIRERKSAAA